From one Candidatus Zixiibacteriota bacterium genomic stretch:
- the ispE gene encoding 4-(cytidine 5'-diphospho)-2-C-methyl-D-erythritol kinase has translation MFCTKISEDELVVGAPAKINLFLQVLNRRDDGYHNINSVFQAVSLFDRLRVRRDRSGPFFSLRLDERSSVASDLDCGPANLVARAFELMKRRFDLTQGLAITLEKQIPVAAGLAGGSTDAAACIYAVNRLFELGLSRREMAAIGSELGSDIPFFFSSGQALVTGRGEQVDEIVLPLDYWVVLVTPRVGVSTAEAYRALRMTLTNPKNPFTLPRCETVGELVGALRLTTNDFEEGLLLSSEGHQRIKESLLECGAELVRLSGSGPTVFGVFSSPPPPEECIGNAGAWQVSTVRPIALPSADSF, from the coding sequence ATGTTTTGTACGAAAATCTCCGAAGACGAGCTGGTTGTCGGCGCTCCGGCCAAGATCAACCTCTTTCTGCAGGTATTGAACCGCCGTGACGACGGTTACCACAATATCAACTCGGTATTCCAGGCTGTGTCACTTTTTGACCGACTTCGCGTACGCCGTGATCGGTCCGGTCCGTTTTTTTCACTGAGGCTCGACGAGCGCTCATCGGTGGCATCCGATCTTGATTGCGGGCCGGCAAATCTTGTCGCCCGCGCATTCGAACTGATGAAAAGGCGGTTTGACTTGACTCAGGGGCTGGCGATCACGCTCGAGAAACAGATTCCTGTCGCGGCCGGGCTGGCGGGAGGGTCAACCGATGCTGCGGCTTGTATTTACGCAGTCAATCGGTTGTTCGAGCTGGGGTTGTCGCGGCGCGAGATGGCGGCGATCGGGAGCGAATTGGGATCAGACATACCTTTTTTCTTCAGTTCCGGACAAGCGCTGGTGACCGGTCGTGGTGAACAGGTGGATGAGATAGTTTTGCCGCTGGATTACTGGGTGGTGTTGGTGACGCCGCGGGTGGGGGTGTCGACGGCGGAGGCCTATCGCGCGCTGAGAATGACCTTGACAAACCCTAAGAACCCGTTTACTTTACCCCGTTGCGAAACGGTCGGTGAGCTTGTTGGTGCGCTCCGGCTTACTACGAACGATTTCGAGGAAGGTCTTCTTTTGTCTTCTGAGGGGCATCAGAGAATAAAAGAAAGCCTTCTGGAATGCGGGGCGGAGTTGGTGCGCTTGAGTGGGTCGGGGCCCACAGTGTTCGGCGTGTTCAGTTCGCCGCCGCCACCGGAGGAGTGTATAGGGAATGCAGGGGCATGGCAAGTCAGCACGGTCCGGCCAATTGCCCTGCCGAGTGCCGATTCATTTTGA
- a CDS encoding SpoVG family protein, translated as MEITEVRVTLRDEDKLKGFANVTFDNAFVVRGMKIIQGNKGHFVSMPSRKRPDGTHQDIAHPVNSEMRDLIEQRVLEAYEAELKTQTSA; from the coding sequence GTGGAGATCACCGAGGTACGGGTTACGCTTCGCGACGAGGACAAGCTCAAGGGTTTCGCGAACGTCACCTTCGACAACGCGTTTGTGGTTCGCGGGATGAAGATCATCCAGGGCAACAAAGGGCATTTCGTTTCGATGCCCTCACGCAAGCGTCCCGACGGAACGCACCAGGATATCGCCCATCCGGTGAACAGTGAAATGCGTGACTTGATTGAGCAGCGGGTCTTGGAGGCGTACGAAGCCGAGCTGAAAACGCAGACTTCAGCCTAG
- a CDS encoding ribose-phosphate pyrophosphokinase gives MREDIRLVAGNANIPLAIKIAEYLGCPLTDCTVNRFSDGEVFVQINDNIRGTDLFIIQPTNPPAENLMELLMLIEASRRASAMRITAVIPYYGYARQDRKDKPRVSITAKLVANLITTAGADRIMTMDLHASQIQGFFDLPHDHLYSAVVFNDFVRNMHLENLVVVSPDVGSIKLARATASSLQAELAIVDKRRQVANESKVMNLIGDVKGRTVLIRDDMVDTAGTLCNAAAYLKQRGAGDIYAACTHGVLSGTAIQKINDSPIKKMIISDSIDIANKQLSDKFEILTCSELIGEAVRRIFDEDSVSSLFDEKTTTVGGKSVTNTTRS, from the coding sequence GTGCGAGAGGACATACGCCTGGTTGCGGGCAACGCCAACATCCCCCTGGCTATCAAAATCGCCGAGTATCTTGGATGCCCCCTGACCGACTGCACGGTCAACCGGTTTTCCGACGGTGAGGTATTTGTCCAGATCAACGACAACATCCGGGGAACGGATCTGTTCATCATCCAGCCGACCAACCCTCCGGCCGAGAATCTCATGGAGCTTCTGATGTTGATCGAGGCGTCCCGTCGCGCATCCGCGATGCGCATCACGGCCGTCATCCCGTACTACGGTTACGCCCGCCAGGACCGCAAGGACAAGCCGCGCGTTTCGATCACCGCCAAGCTGGTCGCCAACCTGATCACGACCGCCGGGGCGGACCGCATCATGACCATGGACCTGCATGCTAGCCAGATCCAGGGGTTTTTCGATCTTCCTCACGACCACCTTTATTCGGCGGTAGTGTTCAACGACTTTGTCCGCAACATGCACCTGGAGAACCTGGTGGTTGTTTCGCCCGATGTCGGGTCGATCAAGCTGGCGCGGGCCACGGCAAGTTCGCTGCAGGCGGAACTGGCCATTGTCGACAAACGCCGACAGGTGGCTAACGAGTCGAAGGTGATGAACCTGATCGGCGACGTCAAGGGTCGGACCGTGCTGATTCGCGACGACATGGTTGACACGGCGGGAACCCTGTGCAACGCGGCTGCGTACCTGAAACAGCGCGGCGCGGGCGACATCTACGCCGCTTGCACGCACGGTGTGCTTTCGGGGACGGCGATCCAGAAAATCAACGACTCCCCGATCAAAAAGATGATTATTTCTGATTCAATCGACATAGCCAACAAGCAGCTGTCCGACAAGTTCGAAATTCTGACCTGCTCGGAGTTGATCGGCGAAGCGGTTCGGCGGATATTCGACGAGGATTCCGTCTCCTCGCTCTTTGACGAGAAGACGACCACGGTCGGCGGCAAAAGCGTAACGAATACAACACGTTCTTGA
- a CDS encoding 50S ribosomal protein L25, translating into MKDIMLSVQRRSDTGKGAARQARREGRISAVVYGPETDPMKVSVEEAVLRAALRQGGHSALYTLNVDGAESKVVLREVQRDPVTSRITHIDFHAVPMNKPINVSVPLHFVGIAPGVKTGGGIMQTTMREIEISCLPANIPEYIEVNVEQLEIGDAIHVSQIKVENAEILTEPGRTAVVISAPTVIKSATVGEGEEAAAAVAAEGAEGAEGEEKEGDEKKDEKKKDEK; encoded by the coding sequence ATGAAAGACATTATGCTGAGCGTGCAGCGACGCTCGGACACCGGCAAGGGGGCGGCCCGCCAGGCCCGTCGCGAAGGGCGCATCTCCGCCGTTGTGTACGGCCCGGAGACCGATCCGATGAAAGTGTCGGTCGAGGAAGCGGTGCTGCGCGCGGCCCTGCGACAGGGCGGCCATTCCGCTCTTTACACCCTGAATGTCGACGGCGCTGAATCGAAGGTGGTGCTGCGCGAAGTGCAGCGCGACCCGGTGACCAGCCGCATAACCCATATCGATTTCCATGCCGTGCCAATGAACAAGCCGATCAACGTCTCGGTGCCGCTGCACTTCGTGGGTATCGCCCCGGGCGTCAAGACCGGGGGCGGCATCATGCAGACGACCATGCGTGAAATCGAGATCTCCTGCCTGCCGGCCAATATCCCCGAGTATATCGAGGTTAATGTCGAGCAGCTGGAGATTGGGGACGCCATCCACGTGTCGCAAATCAAGGTGGAAAACGCCGAGATTTTGACCGAGCCCGGACGGACCGCGGTGGTGATCTCCGCTCCGACCGTGATCAAGTCGGCCACCGTTGGCGAGGGCGAAGAAGCGGCTGCAGCCGTCGCCGCCGAGGGCGCCGAGGGAGCCGAGGGCGAGGAAAAGGAAGGCGACGAAAAGAAGGACGAGAAGAAGAAAGACGAGAAGTAG
- the priA gene encoding primosomal protein N' has protein sequence MPSTTRFARIAVSGPLRRTFTYAAPESLEPLAPGQRVLVPFGRSTAVGYYLEPADPVDFEVRRIRAVVDHETLIPPELVRLCQWMADYYFANPADCLALTLPPQLRTKRPVALIWGVAEPAMLPPSIARLVKAGQPLSGTALNRIRSVGTGYLDRLRRDGVVVEDIHLSEPAPKRRLIGFRLVDPERWRDEIFRRVDHIPPPFHGIRSAADLRADGVTDHYRKKALDNGVLEAVYDDTEPRVLDFVLPRDGLDGITLTEQQQQAFAQVRDALDTGYAPFLLHGITGSGKTIVYCHLARDIIQRGRTALVLTPEIALSSNTLAYFRGLFGDLVTILHSAMTPAERIASWQGIRAGRYPIVVGPRSALFAPLEKLGLIIVDEEHDESYKQDEPSPRFHGRDAAVMRAKIANIPVVLGSASPSLESYHNARTGRYRLLTITERPAGARLPTVRLVDMRTRRLGGDLPFVSVTLKTEVQQHLSAGRQVILFLNRRGYAPYLKCAECGHVPECPDCQVRLTYHKTGSRLACHYCGRARTDYSLCEKCGGAALLCFGAGTQKVEESVQRLFTDARAVRLDSDTASGRTGAHRILSDFAARKYNLLLGTQMVTKGLDLPDVSLVGVLSADMGMDLPDFRAAERTFSRLVQVAGRSGRSTHPGEVLIQTYYPDHPLLADAARQDYESFYDREIKDRMDAHFPPFVRMVNFIFSSPAETAVIESALRFRDQLDMLAKQRSIDISLLGPAPCAFRRLRGKFRQHLIARIAPDRMQKFVRLLTEWEDASARFSLPGSVSIAVDVDPVDMM, from the coding sequence ATGCCTTCCACGACGCGATTCGCCCGGATTGCTGTCTCGGGTCCGCTCCGACGCACGTTCACTTATGCCGCCCCGGAGTCGCTTGAGCCGCTGGCCCCGGGTCAACGCGTTCTGGTGCCGTTCGGGCGGTCCACCGCCGTCGGCTATTATCTCGAACCGGCCGATCCGGTCGACTTCGAAGTGCGCCGGATTCGCGCGGTCGTCGACCATGAGACTCTGATCCCGCCAGAGCTCGTCAGGCTGTGTCAGTGGATGGCCGACTACTATTTCGCCAATCCCGCCGACTGCCTGGCGCTGACCCTGCCGCCGCAGTTGCGCACCAAACGCCCTGTCGCACTTATCTGGGGGGTCGCGGAGCCTGCCATGCTGCCACCCTCGATCGCCCGCCTCGTCAAAGCGGGGCAGCCGCTCAGCGGTACCGCGCTGAATCGAATCCGATCCGTCGGTACCGGCTATCTTGACCGCTTGCGCCGCGACGGCGTGGTGGTCGAGGACATTCACCTGTCCGAGCCCGCCCCGAAGCGCCGATTGATCGGATTCCGGCTTGTCGATCCGGAGCGATGGCGCGACGAGATCTTTCGCCGAGTCGACCACATCCCTCCGCCGTTCCACGGAATACGCTCGGCCGCCGATCTCCGCGCCGACGGAGTGACCGACCATTATCGTAAGAAGGCGCTCGATAACGGCGTGCTTGAGGCTGTGTACGACGACACCGAGCCGAGGGTGCTGGACTTCGTCCTGCCCCGCGACGGACTCGACGGCATAACCCTCACCGAGCAACAGCAGCAGGCGTTCGCACAAGTCCGGGACGCTCTTGATACAGGCTATGCGCCGTTTCTCCTGCACGGCATCACCGGCTCAGGGAAGACCATTGTATACTGCCATCTGGCTCGCGATATCATACAACGGGGCAGAACAGCCCTGGTATTGACACCGGAGATTGCCCTTTCTTCCAACACGTTGGCGTACTTTCGCGGATTGTTCGGCGATTTGGTAACAATCCTCCATTCGGCTATGACACCCGCTGAGCGCATTGCCAGCTGGCAGGGGATTCGCGCCGGCCGGTACCCGATCGTGGTCGGGCCGCGTTCTGCGTTGTTCGCTCCGTTGGAGAAACTTGGGCTCATCATTGTCGATGAGGAGCACGATGAGTCGTACAAGCAGGACGAACCGTCGCCTCGATTCCACGGCCGCGACGCGGCGGTGATGCGCGCGAAAATAGCGAACATCCCGGTTGTGCTCGGCTCGGCCTCGCCCTCGCTGGAGTCTTATCACAACGCCCGGACCGGCCGTTACCGCCTCCTGACCATTACCGAACGCCCGGCCGGCGCCCGGCTGCCCACCGTGCGACTCGTGGACATGCGCACCCGGCGTCTTGGCGGCGATCTGCCGTTCGTGTCCGTGACACTCAAGACTGAGGTGCAGCAGCATCTCTCGGCCGGGCGCCAGGTCATTCTTTTTCTGAACCGTCGCGGGTACGCCCCATATTTGAAGTGCGCCGAGTGCGGCCACGTCCCGGAGTGCCCGGACTGCCAGGTTCGTTTGACCTACCACAAGACCGGAAGCCGGCTCGCCTGTCATTACTGCGGGCGCGCCCGGACTGATTACTCCCTTTGCGAGAAGTGCGGCGGCGCCGCGCTTTTGTGCTTCGGAGCCGGGACACAAAAGGTCGAAGAGTCGGTGCAACGGCTTTTCACTGATGCGCGCGCGGTGCGACTCGACTCGGACACGGCCTCCGGACGGACCGGAGCCCACCGCATTCTCAGCGACTTTGCCGCACGCAAGTACAACCTGCTGTTGGGTACACAGATGGTCACCAAGGGGCTGGACCTGCCCGATGTATCGCTGGTCGGTGTCCTGTCGGCCGATATGGGCATGGACCTCCCCGATTTCCGCGCCGCCGAACGCACCTTCTCACGGCTCGTGCAGGTGGCCGGCCGGTCCGGCCGATCAACTCATCCCGGCGAAGTACTGATCCAGACTTACTACCCCGATCATCCGCTGCTGGCCGATGCCGCCCGGCAGGACTATGAGTCCTTTTACGATCGGGAGATAAAGGATCGGATGGACGCTCACTTCCCACCCTTCGTGCGGATGGTGAACTTCATCTTCTCATCGCCAGCCGAGACGGCCGTCATCGAGTCCGCCCTCCGCTTTCGCGACCAGCTCGATATGCTGGCGAAGCAGCGGTCGATCGACATTTCGCTTCTCGGTCCCGCACCGTGCGCGTTTCGGCGACTCAGGGGGAAGTTCAGACAGCACCTGATCGCCAGGATAGCCCCCGACCGAATGCAGAAATTCGTGCGATTGCTGACGGAATGGGAGGACGCGTCGGCGCGGTTCAGCCTGCCCGGCTCGGTATCGATCGCCGTTGATGTCGACCCGGTGGACATGATGTAG
- a CDS encoding tetratricopeptide repeat protein: MKRLLTTILILGGIIAVAGPAFAKKPAGALISSAKIEIVSGDLARYKEAEALLKEAFEDYGPIAEGLFLLNQMQVDYMERTADLGEKRNYALAMVAYRDSLHMCCENKDIKKKFREDCDEFIKKADSTAVRYWREFFNVGVGQLDQLNKATRARAEATDSVNIAFYDTQIAALTDSTIRNLEIATIFDPNDYRPYVGISQAYESQDMYDSANVYLEKGLPYTEDKGNLLLPLAYNYINGGDYCKAIPSLREYMALFPTDTSNLVNLAICYNRCEQYDSARMTYREVLALDACNEDALLSIGHYFNQLAREANDSATVYRDAQSSAKATEWMNRRTTILDSSLVYFETAYTCDSTDQDAVENFGLIAFVQGKYETAIRAYSQLTTIDPSNKDAWLTLGDAHLQLRQFGPAIPAYEKVIELDPNNREIVERLVELHKEEKHPKEAARYQSMLDNMK, from the coding sequence GTGAAACGGTTGCTAACGACAATACTGATCCTCGGCGGGATAATCGCCGTCGCCGGGCCGGCATTCGCCAAAAAGCCCGCCGGTGCGCTTATCTCCAGCGCCAAAATCGAGATCGTCTCCGGCGATCTGGCCCGCTACAAGGAAGCCGAGGCCCTTCTCAAGGAAGCATTCGAAGACTACGGTCCCATTGCCGAAGGGCTGTTCCTGCTCAACCAGATGCAGGTCGACTACATGGAGCGGACCGCCGACCTCGGCGAAAAACGGAATTATGCCCTGGCGATGGTTGCCTATCGCGACTCGCTGCACATGTGCTGCGAGAACAAAGACATCAAAAAGAAATTCCGCGAGGATTGCGACGAGTTCATCAAAAAGGCTGATTCCACCGCTGTCCGCTACTGGCGCGAGTTCTTCAACGTCGGCGTCGGCCAGCTCGATCAACTGAACAAGGCCACACGCGCCAGGGCCGAAGCTACCGACTCGGTCAACATCGCCTTTTATGACACACAGATCGCCGCGCTGACCGATTCGACGATCCGGAATCTCGAAATTGCGACCATTTTCGATCCGAACGACTACCGCCCCTACGTGGGTATTTCGCAGGCCTACGAAAGCCAGGATATGTACGATTCGGCCAACGTATACCTCGAAAAAGGTCTGCCGTATACCGAGGACAAGGGCAACCTCCTGCTGCCGCTGGCCTACAACTACATTAACGGCGGCGACTACTGCAAGGCCATTCCCTCGCTGCGGGAGTACATGGCGCTTTTCCCCACCGACACGAGCAACCTCGTCAATCTCGCCATTTGTTACAACCGCTGCGAACAATACGATTCGGCGCGGATGACCTACCGCGAGGTTCTCGCCCTTGATGCGTGCAATGAAGATGCGCTGCTGTCGATCGGTCACTATTTCAACCAGCTTGCACGCGAGGCCAACGACTCGGCGACCGTCTATCGTGACGCTCAGAGTTCGGCCAAGGCGACCGAATGGATGAATCGCCGCACCACCATTCTTGACAGTTCGCTGGTCTATTTCGAGACCGCCTACACCTGCGATTCCACCGATCAGGATGCGGTCGAGAATTTCGGCCTGATCGCGTTCGTACAGGGCAAGTACGAGACGGCTATCCGGGCGTACTCCCAGTTGACTACCATTGATCCGTCCAACAAGGATGCCTGGCTGACGCTCGGCGACGCGCACCTGCAGCTCAGGCAGTTTGGTCCGGCCATTCCCGCGTACGAAAAGGTGATCGAGCTGGATCCGAACAACCGTGAAATCGTCGAGCGCCTTGTCGAACTGCACAAGGAAGAAAAGCACCCGAAGGAAGCCGCCAGGTATCAATCGATGCTCGACAACATGAAATAG
- a CDS encoding DUF4139 domain-containing protein — translation MRMSLVILGCAIVMPAAAATADDIAVTVYNSNLGVVSETRTLEFAKGLNRLAFRDVPSSIDPNSVRFELIDGSDDVAILEQNYAFDLVSSEQMFSKYVDQQIELVDEDGTLYTGTLLAYGGGTVTLQDESGRIKIVQMGKILETNFPSLPNGLITRPTLFWNYNSSVAGGRQARVGYQTSNISWGAEYVGLLDQDDKNLDLSGWASINNTSGKTYVDATLKLIAGDIGRAQDLEIRGGRSEAVLYKADVSAGFEEKAFFEYHMYTLPRKATIANKEIKQISLFEPARTGVTKLYLYQPNQNQKQVKVAVKFNNSENAGLGMPLPAGRVRLFKADTDGSMILLGEDRIEHTPKDEDVKLTVGYAFDIVAEELTVDRQRISKSVEDVTFEISLHNRKDEAVTVSVEKGLWGFWEVTNASFEYKKKDANTLTFDLPVPAGAEVSARYTVRFTNQ, via the coding sequence ATGAGAATGTCTCTTGTCATACTGGGATGCGCGATTGTCATGCCCGCCGCCGCGGCGACCGCCGATGACATCGCGGTTACTGTCTACAACAGCAATCTCGGAGTTGTCTCCGAAACCCGCACGCTCGAGTTTGCCAAAGGACTCAACCGGCTCGCCTTCCGCGATGTCCCGTCGTCGATCGACCCCAACTCGGTTCGCTTTGAGTTGATCGACGGGTCCGACGATGTCGCCATTCTCGAGCAGAATTACGCGTTCGACCTGGTCAGTTCCGAGCAGATGTTCTCCAAGTACGTCGACCAGCAGATCGAATTGGTCGACGAAGACGGCACGCTGTATACCGGGACGCTGCTTGCGTACGGCGGGGGAACCGTCACGCTCCAGGATGAATCGGGCCGCATCAAGATCGTCCAGATGGGCAAGATCCTGGAAACGAACTTCCCGTCGCTGCCCAACGGTCTGATCACCCGTCCGACTCTGTTCTGGAATTACAATTCCTCCGTCGCCGGCGGCCGCCAGGCGCGCGTCGGCTACCAGACCAGCAATATCTCATGGGGGGCCGAATATGTCGGCCTGCTCGATCAAGACGACAAGAATCTCGACCTCTCCGGCTGGGCCTCGATCAACAACACCTCGGGAAAGACCTATGTGGATGCGACCCTCAAGCTGATTGCCGGGGACATTGGCCGCGCGCAGGACCTCGAAATTCGCGGTGGCCGGTCCGAGGCTGTCCTGTACAAGGCGGACGTGAGCGCCGGGTTTGAGGAGAAGGCGTTCTTCGAGTACCATATGTACACGCTGCCCCGCAAAGCCACGATCGCCAACAAAGAGATCAAACAGATTTCGCTGTTCGAACCGGCCCGCACCGGCGTGACCAAACTCTATTTGTATCAACCCAACCAGAACCAGAAACAGGTGAAGGTGGCCGTCAAATTCAATAACAGCGAAAACGCCGGACTCGGCATGCCGCTTCCCGCCGGACGCGTTCGGCTCTTCAAGGCGGATACCGATGGATCGATGATATTGCTCGGTGAGGACCGGATTGAACACACCCCCAAAGACGAGGACGTCAAACTCACGGTCGGCTACGCGTTTGATATAGTCGCCGAGGAGCTCACCGTCGACCGCCAGCGTATCTCGAAATCGGTCGAAGACGTGACGTTTGAGATCAGCCTGCACAACCGCAAGGACGAAGCGGTGACCGTGTCGGTCGAGAAAGGTCTCTGGGGTTTCTGGGAAGTCACTAACGCATCGTTCGAGTATAAGAAGAAAGACGCGAACACACTGACGTTTGATCTGCCGGTGCCGGCGGGCGCGGAAGTCTCCGCCCGCTACACCGTTCGCTTCACCAACCAGTGA
- a CDS encoding squalene/phytoene synthase family protein translates to MSQHPDKPGLDFAGDLDFEQILTNPILDIGARVWDEDRYVAFRVCYRSMRRIDDLVDDRKEGGRALTPDEIAHYTNVLDVWLDALERGRPVDEFQEELLATMRQFRLPTWHWRRLCAAMVYDLTHDGFSSILAFRRYAEGAAIAPASIFMHLCGLRRDGRNNLDPVFDVHDASSDLALFSYVVHIIRDFEKDMRRSLVYFADDLIAEQGLTRDDLSAAAVSGDAPDRLRALFARYRRFADFYRCRARLKLDSLRPMFAPKYRLSLEIIYELYLQVFERINVTKGSFSARALQPTPDEVKARLMRTIDRFGYPA, encoded by the coding sequence ATGAGCCAGCACCCCGACAAACCGGGCCTTGATTTCGCCGGTGATCTCGATTTCGAGCAGATTCTCACCAACCCCATCCTCGATATCGGCGCCCGCGTCTGGGACGAAGATCGCTACGTGGCGTTCCGCGTGTGCTACCGGTCCATGCGTCGTATCGACGATCTGGTCGATGACAGGAAAGAGGGGGGACGGGCGCTGACGCCGGACGAGATCGCTCACTACACGAACGTTCTCGATGTCTGGCTTGACGCGCTTGAACGCGGCCGCCCGGTCGACGAGTTCCAGGAGGAATTACTCGCGACAATGCGGCAGTTCAGGCTCCCCACCTGGCACTGGCGCCGCCTGTGTGCGGCGATGGTGTATGATCTGACCCACGACGGCTTCTCGTCGATACTCGCCTTCCGGCGGTATGCCGAAGGCGCGGCGATCGCCCCGGCTTCCATCTTCATGCATCTGTGCGGTCTTCGACGCGACGGGCGAAATAACCTCGACCCCGTGTTTGATGTTCACGACGCATCCTCTGACCTCGCCTTGTTTTCGTACGTGGTGCATATTATCCGTGACTTCGAAAAGGATATGCGCCGTTCGCTTGTATACTTCGCCGATGATCTCATTGCCGAACAAGGGCTTACGCGCGATGACCTATCCGCCGCCGCGGTTTCCGGCGATGCTCCGGATCGCTTGCGCGCCCTGTTTGCCCGCTACCGTCGATTCGCCGATTTTTACCGCTGTCGCGCCCGCCTCAAACTGGACTCACTGCGGCCGATGTTCGCCCCGAAATACCGCTTGAGCCTCGAGATAATATACGAACTGTACCTGCAAGTTTTTGAACGAATTAACGTTACGAAAGGCTCGTTTAGCGCCCGCGCCCTCCAGCCCACGCCTGATGAGGTCAAGGCCCGGCTCATGCGAACAATCGATCGATTCGGCTATCCGGCCTGA
- a CDS encoding glycosyltransferase family 4 protein, whose product MAKPVKVLLLTHNYPRRRDDYAGVFLGLLARRLTALNIQPIVVAPHDAEVPEREETDGIRIYRFRYAADPEKQTLAYRGNMHEQVLGSPLGPFRLQAFLRGFERLTREVIEREQIDIIAGHWLIPTGVVMKRLRAVTKIPMILSSHGTDIRLLAKFGRPLYRYFRPLTRRLSRWTVVSSFLREELVKLDPACEGLIEVLPLPHNEKVFFREADVKREDNLVVAVTRFTDQKRVDILIRAFHWVTREERSARLEIYGSGPLDARIRALVAELGLERQVIINEPVSQERLREIYNRAAVVVLNSFREGFGLALSEAMLCGTAVIGTASGGICDIIEDKKRGLLVELDNINQLAEAILTLLKNTVYRDRLAEHGYRFARSTYASGPLAARYADIVRTAIEAGRPVPD is encoded by the coding sequence ATGGCAAAACCGGTCAAAGTGCTTCTTCTCACGCATAATTATCCGCGTCGACGGGACGACTACGCGGGGGTCTTTCTCGGACTTCTGGCGCGTCGCCTTACGGCGCTGAACATTCAGCCGATCGTGGTCGCCCCGCACGATGCGGAAGTGCCGGAGCGCGAGGAGACCGACGGCATACGGATCTACCGGTTCCGCTATGCGGCCGATCCGGAGAAACAGACTCTGGCCTACCGGGGGAACATGCACGAGCAGGTTCTGGGATCACCGCTGGGTCCGTTTCGCCTGCAGGCGTTTCTGCGCGGGTTCGAACGGCTGACCAGGGAAGTGATCGAGCGAGAGCAGATCGACATCATCGCCGGCCACTGGTTGATTCCGACCGGGGTCGTCATGAAGCGGCTTCGCGCGGTCACGAAGATACCCATGATACTTTCGTCGCACGGGACCGATATCCGCCTGCTGGCGAAATTCGGGCGGCCTTTGTACCGGTACTTCCGGCCCCTGACCCGGAGGCTCAGCCGGTGGACGGTCGTGTCATCGTTTCTCAGGGAGGAGCTGGTAAAACTGGATCCGGCATGCGAGGGACTGATAGAAGTACTCCCGCTGCCGCACAACGAGAAGGTGTTTTTTCGCGAGGCGGACGTCAAGCGGGAGGACAACCTGGTAGTGGCGGTCACGCGATTCACCGACCAGAAACGGGTCGACATTCTGATTCGCGCTTTTCACTGGGTCACACGAGAGGAGCGCTCCGCGAGGCTGGAGATATACGGCAGCGGTCCTCTCGACGCCCGGATCCGGGCGCTGGTAGCCGAGCTGGGGCTGGAACGGCAGGTTATCATCAACGAACCGGTGTCACAGGAGCGGCTTCGCGAAATCTACAACCGTGCGGCGGTGGTCGTGCTCAATTCATTCCGTGAAGGCTTTGGTCTGGCACTGTCTGAGGCGATGTTGTGCGGCACCGCCGTGATCGGTACGGCGTCGGGCGGCATTTGCGACATTATCGAGGACAAAAAGCGCGGCCTGCTGGTGGAACTGGACAACATCAATCAACTCGCCGAAGCGATCCTGACCCTGCTTAAGAACACGGTCTACCGCGACCGGCTGGCCGAGCACGGTTACCGGTTTGCGCGGTCGACCTATGCCTCCGGGCCTTTGGCGGCCCGGTATGCCGATATCGTGCGGACGGCAATAGAAGCCGGGCGGCCCGTACCCGACTGA